The following is a genomic window from Xiphophorus couchianus chromosome 5, X_couchianus-1.0, whole genome shotgun sequence.
ACTCAGGAACAATGCACTCAAAAAGGCCCAGTTGTGCAGTGGTAAAGAAACAAGAGatttggatgaaaaacaaaggaatttCAACAGAAAATCTGTGCCCAAGTGATCAAATTGATAAAGCATGATGACTTAGGTAGTAAAGCTTCTCTATCTCTCATCTCTCTTCCTTATTATCTATTATTGATGTGTTGTTGAAGTCCTGCTGAGTTCCCCAAAACTTCCTGCTATGCCCCAGGTTGTTGCTCCAGTAGAGAATAAGGAATGATGTGTATATAAGAAGACATTCAGAATGATGTGCCAGCACAGATGTCAAGACTTGAACTGCAAACCCTTACTAAATTTTATCATTACAGAGGTATTTCCACACAACAACCCTGGGGAAATGCTCCAAGGTTATtacagttacttatcaaaaCACTTTGGAATATCTAGAAGTTGTGGGCAGTGTGCATCTTGATATCATGAATTCTTGTCATCACAAGTTAATTTTTATAGCACTGCTGGTTTGAGTaatagatttatatattttctttgttttattttatttttttttcttacagttctTTCAAATCCCTTTTCAATCAAATCCAATCAAACCACCTACAAACTCCAGGTACCACATATAAGATGAATgcgttttttctttcttagaaTCAATAAAGTGTTAAGAAAAGCACTTTCAGCCACTTTAATCTGACAGACCACAAATTCAGTGAAACAAAGGGTTGACGTACTTTGCCTCACAAAGCAATTGAATCCACAAAGAAAACTCTTTGACATTATGTCAAGCcagtcaaagtgaaaataaagcaagaaaacatCTAAAGTGAGCATCAGAGGATTTATGCCTTGAAGCTCAAGCAAGTTCCTCCTCAGTTCTTGGATAAAATGTTGAGGCATCTTACATAATAaactttttgcctttttggTTACATAGAAAAGCTCTTTCAATTGAAGCAAAGACTATTTTTTGGAAATAAGCCGTCTATTTCTCTCACTCAGCTTGATCTAAAAGCTAGCTCAGTTATAAGACTTACAGTCCACACCCTGCTGCTTTGATGTGTTTACCtgtctttttgtcttcttcttggAAGTCTGGTTAGACTGTAGCTTTATCTCATCCATTCTCTCTGCTGATTGCCTGGTGGTGAAGTTGCCTTCCATCTGCAGCCAGTAAAGCCTGGTCTCAGTCAGTGAGAGATGTAGTCCGAATATATCAGCAGTATTGCAACAACCCTGTTCCCTGAAAGACAACACATATACAGAAATCCATCACAAtactattttaaattatataaataaacagtaGATATTAAAAGACAGCCATGATTGAAGATACACagatttatggtttttttttttacttgttcatTATTGTAGACTAAAAGGGATCACTAATAGGTTCATTCTTGATTCTATTTTGTGACTAACTCCGATAATGATTCATCTTCAATTGGTGTAAATATTGTGACTCTTAAGTATAGAATTCTCATCTTAACTCTTTGAAATTATTCAAAGAGTGTTGTAAGCAcaacacagaacagaaaatCTCCTTTGTCATCctcctgaaaacacaaaagggGTTTCAATGTTAGACTAAAGGTTTTTAACAGACACAAACTGTGTCTTAGACTGAAACTTGACAGCTTGCACATTATTACACCTTCCCAAAGAGATGAAAGCAATTCTACCTAAATAGAAAGGATATAGCCTTACCCAAGGGAAAAAATAGTTGAGAACATTTTAAGAGCTTCATGCAGGTGTTAAGATGCATGTGTGAAGACTGACCAATAAGTTCCAGAGCCAAGATGGCTGAACATGCTCTGATGCACTGTACCCACACCATCTATctatttaaaagcattaaaaagagGTTGGAATGTTATGGTTTACTTGGTTTTCCTTTGGCTTTTATCATCATTTCCCAGATGAACACAACTGTCATAGCAGTGACTGGGAATCAATATAAGAGGTCCAACAATTTAATCAGCATCACAAAGTTTGTTATATCAGAAAAAAGTGGGTCACTCTGTTTCCTAAACTAGTGTTTTAGTGGCTAATCTGCagtgactttaaaaacaacCCTAGAAAATACAGTGTAGACTTCCACGGCAGTATGTTCACCTTCTGCCTTCAGAACTTCATTGTTTGTGGCATAGATTCAACAAAGTTTTAGGAGCATTCCTTAGAGTGTATACATAGAGCCAAAATAAGGGGCATGTGATGATATAATcctgaatgttttcttcttttcttgatACTCTGgacatgtaatattttattatattttaatgatgTTGTTCGCTCCTTCATGTAAACAGTTCAGATTCCAAGAAGGAATGAAAATCTGGATAAAGTGCAACACAGACTTTTTAAGTTTTGAGTTTATTATCCTGCTCTTGAAACAGGACACACTATTTAAATATACTCCTGAACACAAAACACGGCCATGGCATTCAGGTAAGTCACGTCCACTCTATATTTTAGGACATATGTACTTCATGCTCAGATGATTATTTACATCGACATTATGTCATGTTGTTTTCTGCACAAAGAATAATCAACTTTAGCTTATacgaaaatatgtttaaaaaatttattaaaaaattctGCTTATTTAAAGTTCTTTTCTGTGAAAGTTTCCAAGAGCATTGCAAGAACaagaatttataaaaaaaaaataaataaattcactaCTGACACAATTATGCCATTACGCCACTAGGTGGTAGTGTTGAAACACTCTTTCTGAAGACGTTACCTCAAAGTATATACGTATCTTGGAAGGGACAAATATAGCAGGTATTATTTAAATTCCTTTAgaattaaaacttaattttaagGACTCTATATAGATATTAACTGAAGATAAGAGAATTTGTTaacatttgttattgtttaaGGTAAATATATTCACATCTCCAAATATCTACCATAAAATCCCAATTCCCAAAGTTCGTTATCTTTGagattatatttttctattccAAATGAAACAGCCCTGGttgataaattaattttctaattgtttttaattaaaaacaactgtCTTCCAGAACATTCTTGTACAACAATCCCAAAACAGATgaacaatattttcattttgcagaAAGTTTCAACACTAATGGGTcaaaaattattaacaaaaatgctttggaattgtgaataattttaaagGACACTTGTCTTACGTTAGTATTTATTAGGTATGTCTAATTTTCGACAAGTCCACTTCTAGTTTATATTTCCGAAAATTTtggacagataaaaaaaaaaaatatacgcaagatgtttttctctgtccAATGGAAAATGCGTGGTGACGTAGTGTATGGTTAGCTGTCGAAAACCGATATATCGAACAAGAAGCGGAAGTCCTgtgaagagaaaacatttgttagAAGTTAgttagttagctagctagctagctggtATCAACTTATTTCACAACAGAAAAGGCGGAAAATTGCTGATTTACTGGAAGATTAATTTGGCTTTGCACTTTGATTAGTTAGTCCTTTTGGACTAACTGCAGTTTATTTGCAGAGGACAAAGCAAAAGGCAGGTACCGTTTACTGACCTAACACTGCATGTGCTAATGCTAGGTTAACAGCTAGACTACAGTACATTTTCTTTACTGcgttctgctgttttttgttttgtttagatcAGAATATTAATCTGTCTCCCAATGTTTAAGAAGTTATTACGTCAGTTAACTGTTTACTTAATACAACAGTGATGACGAACGTTAGCTAAATCAACCAGCTATTACAGTTCGAGCTCTTACCTTGTTTTTCCTATCAGTTGTTTAGATCAATACCTTTGTGTTGATATCTTAAGAAAATATATGCCCTGTCAAGCTactaatgttattttcttctttttttttttagctaatcagaaatgttttgggaGAAGTTCTCATCTAAATTAACCTCGGGGGGTATTTCCAAATTATGAATCGATTCCATGGCAAAGCATGGCTAACATAGGCTTCATTTGTGATTTTGAATCCTTTGTCTTTGTCATATTTGGTTATTTCAGTTGTTATTTTTGGCTCTGCTTCGTTCAGCCTGCTTATTTGGAACGAAGAATAATAATATATCTCTTCTTCTCActcattatttttcaataacttaGTTCTAAGAAGCAAGACTGTTGTAAATGTCACACTGTTCTTTGCAGTAGttgtatatgtttgttttttttttactcctgctTCAATGCCTTttctgacaaatgttttttagctgctgtgatttttagaatgaaatgtcatttttagttAACTTTATTacatatgacaaaaaaaatcagacatttttgcttaaaattggTTATATGTTCAATGTACCAAATTGAAAATCTATAGGTTTTCTTTAACATTGTATAGACCGATGTTTAATAGCCTATATGTTGTGTTGTTATAGTTCTGTGTATTACCACTTgttataaacaataaataaaattgggaGGGAATGGAGGGAACATGTAATGTGTAAAGGGTCAGAGATGTACCTCAATTTATTCAAATCTACAATGTATGTATAGACTTTGCATAATCTGTTTGAGGTGTTTGTTAAACACTTACTACCCAACAAAATTAGCCATGTTaccattttaacataaattcatCTGTACTTTACCtacattttgtcttattcaCAAGTAGTGAATTTGTTGTCTGTAATACATTTTAGCTTGctaatggaataataataattaaaaaagacgCATCCACACTGTGGATGGCAGTGCCTAGATAAATTAGGTCAAGTGGGACGGTTGGGATCTGCAAAGAGCTAATTCATGAACTGAAACATGCATCTGAAGGAtttaatttttgccaaaaacCGAATTGAAATGTacttattgaaaatgttgctggtTAAGGACAGAGAATTGATACAAATGGTCTGAAATTTGATACCTTTTCTATGGAACTAGAGCCATAAACTAATACAGGAACTCCTATGTTTTGCACAGTATCAAGTTAGAGAAGGAAATCTAAAGAAATAGATCAATTAGTTTATGAAGCCATCTCAAAGCTGATTTTTCAATAACTAAGTTTGGCTCTATGTTATAGTCACTGTTGTTTAAGATATGAAGAAACACATAGAAAAGATTTCTCTGGCAAATGCTCATTTCTTTCAGAATGGCAATGGTCTTGACTTCCAGGTAAGCAAAATTTTTGAATAAAGATGCAGCCAAcaacaaacaataatatttgGAAGATCATTAGAAAAAAACCTGGCAAATTTTCTCTGAATATGAATGATTTATTCCCCCCAAAAATTGGAGTAAAGCTTTTTGGGGGAGGGGAGAAGCTGACTCGGGCTGTGTTGAGGAATAAAACAGGGTTTTAGCAAATCAGTCATTTGAAATTTGTTGTGTAAGTCTGCCTGAAATCTGTTTTGCATCAAAATACTTATATACAACgtccatgttttcttctttcatctcAGCCGGGATGGATCCAGCTCTGCTTAGAGAGCGTGAGCTGTTCCAAAAGAGAGCTCTTTCCACTCCTGCTGTAGAAAAGCGGCCAGCCGCATCAGAATCTGGTTctcacaagaagaagaaacccaaAGTAGATAAGGAGAGCTCCTCTGGATCCAAAAACAGCTCTGGTAAGTGAAACATCTCATTTAATCTGTCTGTTTGATCAAAGCATGAAAGGAAGACATTTCTCTGTGACGGATGTCTGTGATATTATACACATTCACATTAATAGAGATTCCCGTTCCTGTGTGTGTCGGCGATTGACTGATACTAAATGCTCCAATGGGCTGTAAGGTTCTATTTTACACTTTAGAAATGCAACACTGCTATTATTCCTAGCTTTTCTGGTCTCCCATCTAATATGATTCTTTCATTGACACGTTTATTGGCCAGTGGTGAACAAAACCTCaagattatttttaagtgttaaaaGCTGATTATGGTCACTTTAATTGCACAACCTTTAGTTGTAATGAAAACATTGCAGTTTTAATATATTGATTGGCACCTCTggtaaaaagccttaaaacaagtttgtgtttGGTTGCAGTAGCTCACATGCTGCTGCAATGAAAAATCCCATgttaagaaaaactgttttaaggAAAATCCTTGGTGGTCCACTTGGCAAGAGGACTGTAATTAATCAATAACATTTCACAAGTTGGGAACGCTTAAGAGGAGGGAACTTTGACTGTTTCTTCTTTCTACATTCTGTAGATCATTCACAGTCTTCATCCGTCTGTTCTGttcacatgctttttttttggtttttttaaggatttgtaTGTCAGAACTGGCAAGGTCATGGaagaagtttgatttttgtgtttgatgaaCCTCCTCTTTGCTATCTTGGCCATTTCTCTTATATATTATGTTGACAGACCTGATAGCAACTTTAGTTTGCTACTAAAGCCCACCAGATTTTTTGAATGTTtaggtattttaaaaaaattaaatgatggAATTCACTCAAGCTCATGGCATCCCAGATCTGCTACCGTAATTAACAGTTGACGTAAACTGGTTTTCCACTTATGCATCCTTTATTTCATTCTCCATCTCAGTCCTAGTCTCATCTGAACACAGGCCAAACTTACATTCCCATTAGGGCTTTTTCCCAGACAGTTTTTATTCGGATTCTACATAGCAACAGTGAACTTGGAGAAATGCTTATTTCTCCAATCATCCTTATCTCTGTGTGTGGTGGCAGGACAGAAATTCATCTGTGTCCAGCCTAATGAACTTTAGCCAAAATAGGCCTCTGTgtcatgtaatttattttcatatttataacaaaattataaattaaaacactGGTTGACATGCATGTGTTTCAAAGAAATTTTAGTGGGCTACTAACAGTTGTGCCACCTgtgattttaagaaaaacacaaattgcaAGGAAAATTTGTAAGATATTTAGTAGGTATAACAatataaagtgctttacacaaTGGTAGAAAAAGGCGGAGCACAAAACGGTGAGTTGTCAAACAGAACGTCATTACTGTAGTTTGTATCACCGAGTCTTGTGTGTTCCTTCCGTCTTGATTTCTCCAGCAGTCCTGGCAGCTTTTGAGTCATTCAGattgaaaaatgttgcttagCAACCACTTAGAACCCGGCGGTTGCATTGGAACACCACATTTTATCAACCAGcacattttatcaacaaggcagttcaaaaagcttcacatgatgaaaacataaaacaaggaaaaaagtGGCATAATAAAGGATGGTCAATGAAGGAAATCATGGTTTCAgcattttgtagttttctggcagtgttccagattagaggaaaataaaaactcaataatccttttccatgtttggttctgattctctGAATGCATAGTAGACTAAAACCAGGGGACCTAAGATTAATATGACAACAGGTCTTTAAAGTATATTCGTATTAAGCCATTCACTGACTTATAaactaactaaaatatttgaaaattttttCTCTTAAGTTACAGGGAGCCACAGGGCATTACAGGGAGTTTTAGGCAGATCTGTGacgaagacactgttgcagtaatcaatctGGCTGCAAGGCCTGCAGTTCAATTTATGTTTCATCATGGCTGAGAgacattgcttttcttttcttttctcttattttgGACACCAAGTAATGGCAACACACTTTTCTGTGAAGTGGGACtttattagaagaaaaatgaCTTTGACATTACATTTCAATGTATGAGTTGCAGAGAAATTGGCTCAGCAAGCTTTGGAAAGCTTATATCTTTTTTTACAACATGAATGGGGGCTTTCCATTGGAAACCTTACAAATTGTATCATTGAACCcttttatacacacacatacagttcCAACAAAATAATCCCACACAATTTACATGCCAAGCAACAGTCAGTTTTTAATAGTGATTTAAAAAGCCCACATCTTTTAGTGAGAGTTAGGCAGTTTGTAGTAAGGCATATGGAATGACACAATAAAGTAAATGACAGTTAAGCTACCAAGCTTGTGTAGAGCTAAAGAAGCAGTGCTATTTATATTGACGTTGCTGTCAGGCAGGTAATGTGTAACATGGGGGGGGAGCACGCTTGCTCTCCAAAGCATTGATGATGATTAACATCACCATAATTTTGGCATGCAACCAGATGGTCCCTTTGAGTTGGAAAAATGATCCACCAAATAAgcggtttttctttttattattttgaaagaagTGTTTTAAGCAAAATTGTCAACTCTCATGCTTTCAATTTCTCAGAGACATTCTGAAATtagggggagaaaaaagaattctgtttgaaataaaaaaagaacaaaaattaagatcttgttatttattgttacattACTCCTTACTGTCTGACAGTTTGAGTCCTTATTTTCCAGTGAGACCCAAAATTCATCTTTGCCCATCTCTGTTGCCTCTATACCACTTCGGTGTGGGACTCTGGTTCCTTGCAGATGTTGGTCATGAGCTTGCTGCAGCTCCCTGGGCCTTCCTCCTGTAGCTGGTGGTGTGTTTTCCCCTTAGTGCAGCACCCACAGTCAAGTAGCTCATAGAGCACAGCCAAGGCAGCCAGAGAGAGGACAGTGAGGATGAAAAGGAGAAGGATGATGAAACAGGCAACGTTCCAGCCATCATGGAAGGGGTAGACCTCTTGGACCTGTAAGGAGACGCGGGACAGAGGGACGGCCTCAGGGAGACTACTTGGGTGGACAGTGGTTGTGATGTTGGCCATGTTTTCTGGTTGGAgacaaaagcatgaaaaaaagaTGTATTGTTGTGAAATTCTGTgtttagttttcatttctttaaaaataagtaaGAAGGAACTGTTTGGTTTTACCATATGACTATCATTGAACTGTCAAGAA
Proteins encoded in this region:
- the smim18 gene encoding small integral membrane protein 18, whose translation is MANITTTVHPSSLPEAVPLSRVSLQVQEVYPFHDGWNVACFIILLLFILTVLSLAALAVLYELLDCGCCTKGKTHHQLQEEGPGSCSKLMTNICKEPESHTEVV